The Daphnia pulicaria isolate SC F1-1A chromosome 12, SC_F0-13Bv2, whole genome shotgun sequence genome segment GATAGTTCCAACACAGTTCCAGCATACGTGCAGTCTTACATAATAAGGAAAACCATCAACTTGATAGAGCATACCTATTTATTCCATCAGTCTTCATTGAGCTTCAGGACGGGAGGGCTGTCTGCATTTACAGTAGCAGTGGTATTATAGTGCTTTATTACATATCTCTCAATCACAATTTACCTGCCATTCAATTCTGTCACGAACGCACACAGAGCATTCGTTAGCGAATCATTGTGTATTTTTGGATATAATTTTTCACCGATTGTCAAAATAAGTATTGAGTGAGCGGCAGTTGCAGTCTCGTATGATTTGTTGGATGGCGTCATGGGGCTCTCATCTTGGCTTCCCTTTGATTATCATTCTCGTTCTTGTGATTGGCGAAAAATTGCTGCTGCCGAAATTGGATTCGAGTGAACTTGATAACAAGGAGCGTTACATGACAACGgtaattattcattttgttttattcttttttaattgttattgATGTTTGTGTCTACTTAAACGGAAGGCGGAAATAATTCGCAATCGCGGATATCCGCTTGAAATTCACCACGTAGTGACGGAAGACGGATACATTCTAGAACTTCACCGGATACCGTCCGGACGAAATGGGATTTCAGCTAACCGGTCACGACCCATCTTTCTGCAACACGGCCTTCTGTGGAATGATTTTGCTTGGTTGATGAACCCCACAAATAATTCACTTGGTAAATATACGAGTCTTTGATTTAGAGCTGGTATTCCGTAAACTTTGGTATTTTTAATTACCACCTTAGCCTTTATCCTGGCAGATCGTGGCTTTggtaattatttccttttcactGTGTCTTACTTTATTTCTGTATTTTAATACTTATTTGATTTCATAGACGTCTGGATGGGAAATTCGAGAGGCAATAGCAATTCGAGGAGACATGTATCGTTGGATCCTGAAAAGGAAGAATACTGGAAATTTTCGTGAGTAAAAAGAAAGCCATTCAATACTTTCTGTAGCATCTTTAGCTCTTAATTGGTGTTAGATGGGACGAAATGGGCCGCCATGATATTCCAGCTTGCATTGAATACGTCCTTGACGTCACAGAGCAAAAAAAGTTAGCCGCCTACGTTGGATATTCACTTGGCTGTACCCTCTTCTTCATAGGAGCAATCAATAAACCCAAAGTGAATGATCAAGTCGACTTGATGATCGGACTCGGTGCTACCTCCAGTATTGCTCATTTGGACaacttttattattacttgGGTCTATTTGTCAAACCGTATCACGTAATGATagtctcatttttcttttcttcttcaaagacGTGCGCTTTGCTacctgttttattttcatctcGTTAATTGTTGGTCAATTataggaatttttatttattcttagtTTTTGCTTCGTATGACTTGTACCACAGTTTTCCATTCCAACGACTCATTTTCCAGCAATCTGCTGAAAATGTTTTGCGATTCCAGCCAGTTTGCCGCCGAATTATGCCTGCATTTACTATTCCTGATTTTTGGATACTCTGAATCCCATTACGAGGTATTTAAAGTAATATGTGTCTTattacttctttttatttttttacatccgACTTATTCCGATCAGTCTTCGCTCAACGCTATTCTCGGACACTATCCAGACGGAAGTTCTGTTGGAGCTGCGATACAATTCCTCCAAAATTCCATTTCCGGTAAAACGCGTCTGATATAAGTTTAGAGCACTGATATCTTTATTAATTGGAATGTAATCAGGTGAATCATTTAATCACTTCGACTACGGATGctatgaaaacctgaaaagaTACGGATCTTGTACGCCTGCCCAATATAATTTAAGTCTTGTTACGGCCCCAGTGTACCTTATTAGTGGTGACAGGGACCCAATAGCACCGCCAAAGGTATAGAATAAATAAtgttatttctttcatttacaatattttattttatttgagttGTTTTCTAGGACATTATGTGGTTGGCTTCCAAATTGGGCAACTTGAAATCCTCTATCCAGGTTGACAGTTCATTCACTCACGGTGATTTCATCTGGTCAACACGAGCAATGGAGCTCGTTTATCTCCCTCTAATTAGACTTCTCCCAATGCCATATCTCAATAGTTCTAACACAACTGTATAGTATCAAAACGTTGCATTACATCAAGTATTCTTAATGCTTCTCTTATTTGTATCTGGACGTCGCTCAAACTTAGACAAGTTCAATCTTCCCGGTGGctatgtatattttttacCAGTGGCTACAGAACCTGATTCCAGACGTCAAAAAGAGAACCAGTGAAGATACAGTGTCATCATCTTATCAGAAAACTTTTTCAAGAATTGGGAAAACAAGGAGATTCAAATTAAAGTTTAAAAGATttgcacggtagagtacaaCGCTAGAAATCCCGGAAGAGTAGTATTTTCATCCGATGTAAATCTAACGAGCATTTCGTTTGAGGAAGAGTTGACGGCGAAAGGTATCAACGATAATCCAGATTTCTCGAGGAGCAGTGGGGAGTTAACCGTGGGTCCATCGAACACCTTAATATGGAAGCGTTGACAGGTAATtttgttaaaatcaattttctttttaaaaaatcttaagGCTATACGTACGAAAACATAATCAAATTTCTCCTGCGTTTCAAACAACGCAAATAGGAGCCGAATGATTGTGCCTGGCTCCGTGACGATTTTCCAACGGTAATCGGAGGAATCCGGATACGCTGCTGGAAAGTTGGGGCTTTTTATTGTTCCTATCATCCCGACTAAGTTTGTGGTGGTGGAAACCTTAGGTATCTGCATATTTTAGTGTTAAGTATAATTAGAAAGATTGActgaaattgaataattttttacttaCAGTAGTCACGCTCCAGTTCCTACTGCTGCAAGATACTTTCGGCCGAGTAAAgcggatcatcattttctGACTGACGGAATAGACTACACGTTCGGCTTGAGCTGGTTTAGAAGAATCCAGTTCATCGTACAGCACTTGACCTGATGTGTTCCAACCGTCGTAGACCttataaaaagaataaggtAAGAATAGAGAACattaaaatagaaatagaaaattgTGCCGTACAGTCATGATGGGAAGCTCAGAAGGAAGcgtagaagaaagaaatccgATGGTCGGGGCAATATTTCTCTTTACAAATATGACTCCATCACTTTGCCGAGCTTCCATGAACCAGAAACATTCGTCAAGATCGTTATCATTATCAGACAAATAATTCGGCGAGGATACCGAACCATCCCCGTAGACATAACCTCCTCACCCTGTTATGGAAAAATTTACATACGTAAGAAACTGATGGGTCTAACTGTTTACATTTAAAATCtccttttcaatttaaaattgatgCAAACCTGGAACGAACGGTTTCTCCATGTTGTCCATCTGTTAACACAATAATGTAGAATCAACATCGATATGCGGTTAGATTTCGAGATTCATAAGACGTACACTTGTGTAGGACACGCTAACGCCGTAACTTCTGTCGTAATAAGAAGGAAATTCCACATACAGATTATTTGATGAGGATCGTACGGAGGAAGGTTTGGTAGATCCGCTTTGTGACAAAAGAAGAGGACTAGTCGAATAGGGCCCATCGTAAACCTTGATCGAATATCCAACGCAATTAATTTTCTCCCGTACCAACTTGAGAACTTAAATGGCGCTTCGTATTTCCTACCTTCACTAAATGGTTTTCTTTAGTATTGAACTTACTGAAAGATAGCCAAATGATTTGGTCGCTTTGTACCGATATTGCGACAATAGTTTTTTGGACGGCATTTTCAAATACGTTATCCGAGTCGATAGTCAAAGAAGAGACAGTTCCGGAAGTGTCCTTTAGCTCACTGCACGATTTGGCGTATTCTAAAAGCGAAAATACGAAGGGTATTCTGAAATTTTATGAAATGATTGAGCTTTTTAATTACCGCAATCATAGTGTTCATCAGAACCGTCAACACAGTCGTAGTCACCATCGCACACTTTTTCATTGGAGATGCATTGTCGACCACACTTGAATCCAGTGATGCACTGTAGGGTGCATATTAGGCCCGTGACAAACAAATAACGGTGAATAGTGAGAATGCTGTAATGCATACGTGAAATCTTCTATTTACATTATCATCACAGTTTTGCTCGTCGAAACCAGAAGCGCAGTGGTTTTGCCCATCGCAAATTTGATTTATATCCATGCAATTAGACTGGTAATATCTGCCGTAACTGCGACGATAATACTCATTATCAGGTGTCGTGCAATAAAACGTCCCAGAATTCGGGCAATTGGAAAACTCATAGAAAATATCTCTCGGACTACGTcctataaaacagaaaaatagttaatatatttaaaaaaaaaggcatttgTGGAGAAGGACCTTCTTGGGATGTGAATGTCTCCCAAAAATGTGGCGCGCTGCTCCAAGTCTTGGAATACTcggatttcatttcaaatgcgTACTTCCTACAAACGTCCAACGACGTCCATTTCACCGGGCATGCGTGATCGGCAGATAAAGTAAGTGAGAACAGATTATTTTCATCCCTCTGTTGTTTCAGACAAGTGCGGGGAAACTTCAGGGAGCCGTGTGTCTCATCTGTAGCATTTACTCCCCCATCCTTGATTTCGATTCAAATTTATGACGACAAAATATCGATTACCAAATTTTAGTGAGTTATAGACCTACAGGGATAGTCTTCAAATAAAAGGACGTCAGTTGAGGTGCGCAACCGGAATTGTCTTTCCAATCTAAAGTCAACGAAC includes the following:
- the LOC124316280 gene encoding gastric triacylglycerol lipase-like isoform X2; translation: MICWMASWGSHLGFPLIIILVLVIGEKLLLPKLDSSELDNKERYMTTAEIIRNRGYPLEIHHVVTEDGYILELHRIPSGRNGISANRSRPIFLQHGLLWNDFAWLMNPTNNSLDVWMGNSRGNSNSRRHVSLDPEKEEYWKFSWDEMGRHDIPACIEYVLDVTEQKKLAAYVGYSLGCTLFFIGAINKPKVNDQVDLMIGLGATSSIAHLDNFYYYLGLFVKPYHFLLRMTCTTVFHSNDSFSSNLLKMFCDSSQFAAELCLHLLFLIFGYSESHYESSLNAILGHYPDGSSVGAAIQFLQNSISGESFNHFDYGCYENLKRYGSCTPAQYNLSLVTAPVYLISGDRDPIAPPKDIMWLASKLGNLKSSIQVDSSFTHGDFIWSTRAMELVYLPLIRLLPMPYLNSSNTTTSSIFPVAMYIFYQWLQNLIPDVKKRTSEDTVSSSYQKTFSRIGKTRRFKLKFKRFAR
- the LOC124316280 gene encoding gastric triacylglycerol lipase-like isoform X1, which translates into the protein MICWMASWGSHLGFPLIIILVLVIGEKLLLPKLDSSELDNKERYMTTAEIIRNRGYPLEIHHVVTEDGYILELHRIPSGRNGISANRSRPIFLQHGLLWNDFAWLMNPTNNSLAFILADRGFDVWMGNSRGNSNSRRHVSLDPEKEEYWKFSWDEMGRHDIPACIEYVLDVTEQKKLAAYVGYSLGCTLFFIGAINKPKVNDQVDLMIGLGATSSIAHLDNFYYYLGLFVKPYHFLLRMTCTTVFHSNDSFSSNLLKMFCDSSQFAAELCLHLLFLIFGYSESHYESSLNAILGHYPDGSSVGAAIQFLQNSISGESFNHFDYGCYENLKRYGSCTPAQYNLSLVTAPVYLISGDRDPIAPPKDIMWLASKLGNLKSSIQVDSSFTHGDFIWSTRAMELVYLPLIRLLPMPYLNSSNTTTSSIFPVAMYIFYQWLQNLIPDVKKRTSEDTVSSSYQKTFSRIGKTRRFKLKFKRFAR
- the LOC124316280 gene encoding gastric triacylglycerol lipase-like isoform X3, coding for MICWMASWGSHLGFPLIIILVLVIGEKLLLPKLDSSELDNKERYMTTAEIIRNRGYPLEIHHVVTEDGYILELHRIPSGRNGISANRSRPIFLQHGLLWNDFAWLMNPTNNSLAFILADRGFDVWMGNSRGNSNSRRHVSLDPEKEEYWKFSWDEMGRHDIPACIEYVLDVTEQKKLAAYVGYSLGCTLFFIGAINKPKVNDQVDLMIGLGATSIFHSNDSFSSNLLKMFCDSSQFAAELCLHLLFLIFGYSESHYESSLNAILGHYPDGSSVGAAIQFLQNSISGESFNHFDYGCYENLKRYGSCTPAQYNLSLVTAPVYLISGDRDPIAPPKDIMWLASKLGNLKSSIQVDSSFTHGDFIWSTRAMELVYLPLIRLLPMPYLNSSNTTTSSIFPVAMYIFYQWLQNLIPDVKKRTSEDTVSSSYQKTFSRIGKTRRFKLKFKRFAR
- the LOC124316205 gene encoding uncharacterized protein LOC124316205 isoform X1; this translates as MSYWFKTLLLVVVLTALGKSESVADDNAEDLQTVEGSAGRDSTECEQLQDRLEALESAVRSIVSAMASQKNEIFAPITAILEQNAALRVILSSPPVSQGVPENSTIHPDLSYNSTIITNNETDQADKLIAVNQLKGAVKCSLAQLLDIKVSEKEPNPSGNINASLSENKSIEIEWTPLSPECIAYNSGVWIRVFESDTPSSGATYLSIPRKCLTEKYNSTFSFAIHSPTKSDDPSKESDCHFELTNVLIECRSYKVELIPNYESLKGRPLTTEIVTPSTIQNGNSIDMKSLLSVATSSSSLTLDWKDNSGCAPQLTSFYLKTIPDGGVNATDETHGSLKFPRTCLKQQRDENNLFSLTLSADHACPVKWTSLDVCRKYAFEMKSEYSKTWSSAPHFWETFTSQEGRSPRDIFYEFSNCPNSGTFYCTTPDNEYYRRSYGRYYQSNCMDINQICDGQNHCASGFDEQNCDDNCITGFKCGRQCISNEKVCDGDYDCVDGSDEHYDCEYAKSCSELKDTSGTVSSLTIDSDNVFENAVQKTIVAISVQSDQIIWLSFSKFNTKENHLVKVYDGPYSTSPLLLSQSGSTKPSSVRSSSNNLYVEFPSYYDRSYGVSVSYTSMDNMEKPFVPG
- the LOC124316205 gene encoding uncharacterized protein LOC124316205 isoform X2, which produces MSYWFKTLLLVVVLTALGKSESVADDNAEDLQTVEGSAGRDSTECEQLQDRLEALESAVRSIVSAMASQKNEIFAPITAILEQNAALRVILSSPPVSQGVPENSTIHPDLSYNSTIITNNETDQADKLIAVNQLKGAVKCSLAQLLDIKVSEKEPNPSGNINASLSENKSIEIEWTPLSPECIAYNSGVWIRVFESDTPSSGATYLSIPRKCLTEKYNSTFSFAIHSPTKSDDPSKESDCHFELTNVLIECRSYKVELIPNYESLKGRPLTTEIVTPSTNGNSIDMKSLLSVATSSSSLTLDWKDNSGCAPQLTSFYLKTIPDGGVNATDETHGSLKFPRTCLKQQRDENNLFSLTLSADHACPVKWTSLDVCRKYAFEMKSEYSKTWSSAPHFWETFTSQEGRSPRDIFYEFSNCPNSGTFYCTTPDNEYYRRSYGRYYQSNCMDINQICDGQNHCASGFDEQNCDDNCITGFKCGRQCISNEKVCDGDYDCVDGSDEHYDCEYAKSCSELKDTSGTVSSLTIDSDNVFENAVQKTIVAISVQSDQIIWLSFSKFNTKENHLVKVYDGPYSTSPLLLSQSGSTKPSSVRSSSNNLYVEFPSYYDRSYGVSVSYTSMDNMEKPFVPG